The Ornithorhynchus anatinus isolate Pmale09 chromosome 1, mOrnAna1.pri.v4, whole genome shotgun sequence genome includes a window with the following:
- the ZNF839 gene encoding zinc finger protein 839, whose translation MPPLAAIQPKTITLNQPLHRNPNPSGLRVINPQILKIEPISGTGQQQYLLNSSANPSLQLLVQKPLPPLGPVSVKKIAAPKFLNGQRIVLAPVSPAATPVIPSVLSSSADSLVPNLEKNHTEKLKKSLKVKTRSGRISRPPKYKARDYKFIKTEDLADGHPSDSDDYSELSVEDEEDRRDREKDALFSSSGCYLRPKAFKCQLCEKSYIGKGGLARHYKLNPSHGQLEALLPRVFPSDKPNGILEQESSEGMGVNSKMLAESPPISAVARIEGPHPGCATEPDPTPNGPQMSRSADVGLLLEAGQENGSLVTRSGKPRGAKRRGRQSIPRKPRCSGFRPNSLPDTSAEQTVVKRKARLKEVERHHSTKPFFADVYKEFEELHKMIKKLCQDHFSNSIVGFQKPLEIINNEVADSLGITEELLRKQKAQMEGTSVHTSAEEGSAESGQQKRGNETPEETVTPAKRIRVDQHQTGGHISHNGPTETSLQLSSPVVNEGFSQLPGRTPQSSEEPCGGRLPDVGRTTLQTTQQISVLADLEAGRDSAGSGNLFEAGPGTLNYAQVGSPGPVAHEQTLELLEEIVPAHSPDQNASGRLTASDASGVETAGGLADLLKSDISRNEEVRDENESQEHRVNREHPDQCKVANVVDQAQQLEKVLSGNLVPLDHSYRTLSEPQHAPGAEGLGPPQGHLDSPDKTLNQFPCGIEERGGLESIVAVGETVAFEITGESHELLSREHERIFIQTSDGLLLSHPGTVVSQTDGIVIVTQADGTTMHIQTPGGVPLETVEALLAMEANNQGQGILISHSAVEPGT comes from the exons ATGCCCCCTCTTGCGGCAATCCAGCCTAAAACGATAACATTGAATCAGCCATTACATCGGAATCCCAATCCGTCAGGACTCCGCGTTATTAACCCTCAGATTCTTAAGATAGAGCCAATTTCGGGGACTGGgcagcaacagtatttattaaatagctCGGCTAACCCTTCCCTTCAGCTTCTTGTGCAGAAGCCCCTGCCCCCTCTTGGACCAGTTTCTGTGAAGAAGATCGCGGCACCCAAGTTCCTTAATGGTCAAAGAATCGTGTTGGCTCCTGTGTCTCCTGCGGCTACCCCTGTTATTCCATCAGTTTTATCCAGTTCAGCAGATTCACTTGTTCCTAACCTGGAAAAAAACCACACCGAGAAGCTCAAGAAGTCTCTAAAAGTGAAAACTCGTTCGGGGAGAATCTCCCGGCCTCCAAAATATAAAGCCAGGGATTACAAATTCATCAAAACTGAAGATCTGGCCGACGGGCACCCGTCAGATTCTGATGACTATTCAGAACTAAGCGTGGAAGACGAAGAggacagaagggacagggaaaagGATGCCTTGTTTAGCTCTTCTGGATgttacctgaggcccaaagcCTTTAAGTGTCAACTTTGTGAAAAGTCATACATCGGGAAAGGAGGACTGGCCCGCCATTATAAACTCAATCCGAGCCACGGGCAGCTGGAAGCCTTGTTGCCCAGAGTGTTCCCTTCAGATAAACCTAACGGAATCCTCGAGCAGGAGAGCTCAGAGGGAATGGGAGTCAATAGCAAAATGCTTGCCGAATCCCCTCCGATTTCAGCTGTTGCCAGAATTGAAGGTCCACACCCCGGCTGCGCAACGGAGCCAGATCCCACCCCGAATGGGCCACAG ATGAGCAGATCTGCAGATGTTGGATTGTTATTGGAGGCGGGTCAGGAAAATGGAAGCCTTGTGACTCGGTCAGGAAAACCCAGAGGAGCTAAAAGGCGTGGGCGGCAAAGTATCCCTAGGAAGCCAAGGTGCTCAGGCTTCCGACCGAATTCTCTTCCTGACACGTCGGCAGAACAGACCGTAGTGAAGAGGAAGGCAAGACTCAAGGAG GTTGAAAGACATCATTCAACCAAGCCATTTTTCGCAGATGTGTATAAAGAATTTGAAGAGTTGCACAAAATGATTAAGAAACTGTGTCAAGACCACTTCAGTAATTCTATCGTGGGTTTTCAGAAGCCCCTGGAAATAATCAATAATGAG GTTGCTGATTCCCTAGGAATTACAGAAGAACTTCTGAGAAAGCAAAAGGCACAGATGGAAGGCACATCAGTTCACACATCAGCTGAAGAAGGGTCTGCAGAAAGTGGCCAGCAAAAGCGAGGAAATGAG ACGCCAGAGGAAACGGTGACCCCTGCGAAGAGAATACGAGTTGATCAGCACCAGACCGGAGGTCACATTAGTCATAATGGACCAACAGAGACAAGTCTACAACTGTCCTCACCTGTTGTAAATGAGG GTTTCAGCCAGCTACCTGGGAGAACGCCTCAGTCTTCCGAAGAACCTTGTGGTGGGAGGCTTCCTGATGTTGGAAGAACGACGTTACAGACTACGCAGCAAATTTCAGTTTTGGCCGACTTAGAAGCTGGAAGGGATTCTGCAGGTTCTGGGAACCTCTTTGAAGCTGGTCCAGGGACCCTTAATTATGCTCAGGTAGGAAGTCCAGGCCCCGTGGCCCATGAACAGACGTTGGAACTACTAGAAGAAATAGTTCCAGCACACTCCCCAGACCAGAACGCATCAGGCCGACTCACCGCTTCCGACGCCTCTGGCGTCGAAACAGCAGGCGGGCTGGCGGATCTTCTAAAAAGCGACATCTCGAGGAACGAGGAGGTCCGCGATGAGAATGAGAGCCAGGAGCACCGGGTTAACCGTGAACATCCTGATCAGTGTAAGGTGGCGAACGTGGTTGATCAGGCCCAGCAGCTTGAAAAGGTTTTATCGGGGAACCTGGTGCCACTAGACCATTCGTACAGGACTCTCTCGGAACCGCAGCACGCTCCCGGGGCGGAAGGGTTGGGCCCACCTCAGGGGCACCTCGATTCTCCCGACAAAACCTTGAACCAGTTTCCCTGTGGGATTGAGGAACGAGGTGGGCTGGAGAGCATCGTTGCTGTGGGGGAAACCGTGGCATTTGAAATTACCGGTGAGAGCCATGAATTGTTGTCTCGGGAACATGAACGGATCTTTATTCAAACTTCAGATGGGCTCCTTCTGTCCCATCCGGGTACAGTCGTGTCTCAGACGGACGGTATCGTCATCGTCACCCAAGCCGACGGTACTACGATGCACATCCAGACGCCAGGTGGAGTTCCTTTAGAAACGGTGGAGGCATTACTGGCGATGGAGGCCAACAATCAGGGTCAAGGCATTTTGATCTCCCACAGTGCAGTGGAACCAGGCACATAG
- the LOC100083029 gene encoding jerky protein homolog-like, translating into MVCANSSGSHRLPLLLIEKSKTPRPFRNVKKLPVVYRNQTKAWMNTNVFLDWYDNSFIPEVKAFQKKNGKEGKVLLILDNAPTHPSTALLERENGNFKVLFLPLTVASAIQPMNQGVIETLKRLYRKQLLRRLLMAESADEENTVRFFKSLDLKDCCYMLADSWDSVKSSTLKNSWNNIFKTPGIAFSRHPEANGRDENSEIMTTLQEIPGCSDCGLDDVKEWLNCDSGDPGYEILSEEEILAAVEKENRNEIKNDEEKSDVIPSHS; encoded by the coding sequence ATGGTCTGTGCTAATTCGAGTGGCAGTCACAGGTTACCTCTGCTTTTGATCGAAAAATCCAAAACTCCGAGACCCTTTAGGAACGTCAAAAAGTTGCCTGTGGTTTATCGCAACCAAACAAAAGCTTGGATGAATACCAACGTCTTTCTTGACTGGTACGACAACTCATTCATCCCCGAAGTGAAAGcgtttcagaaaaaaaatggtAAAGAAGGCAAAGTGTTGTTGATTTTGGATAACGCCCCTACTCACCCCTCAACCGCTCTTTTGGAACGGGAGAATGGCAACTTTAAAGTCCTGTTCCTACCCCTGACCGTGGCTTCGGCGATTCAGCCAATGAACCAAGGAGTAATAGAAACGTTAAAGCGTTTGTACAGGAAGCAGTTGCTAAGGAGACTCCTGATGGCCGAAAGTGCCGACGAAGAAAACACCGTCAGGTTTTTCAAAAGCCTAGATTTAAAAGACTGCTGTTACATGTTGGCCGATTCTTGGGATTCGGTCAAAAGCTCCACCCTGAAAAACTCTTGGAATAACATATTTAAAACACCAGGAATCGCATTCTCAAGACACCCAGAGGCCAATGGCAGGGATGAAAATAGCGAAATTATGACAACCCTACAAGAGATTCCTGGCTGCTCCGACTGTGGCTTGGACGACGTCAAGGAATGGTTGAACTGTGACTCTGGGGATCCTGGGTATGAAATTCTCAGTGAAGAGGAGATCCTGGCAGCAGTGGAAAAAGAAAACCGAAACGAAATAAAAAATGATGAAGAGAAAAGTGATgtcatcccttctcattcctaa